A single region of the Drosophila takahashii strain IR98-3 E-12201 chromosome 2R, DtakHiC1v2, whole genome shotgun sequence genome encodes:
- the didum gene encoding unconventional myosin-Va isoform X3 produces the protein MSSEEMLYAQGAKIWVPHAEQVWESATLEESYRKGAGFLKICTESGSLKEVKLKADGSDLPPLRNPAILVGQNDLTTLSYLHEPGVLHNLRVRFCERQIIYTYCGIILVAINPYAEMPLYGPSIIRAYRGHAMGDLEPHIFALAEEAYTKLERENCNLSIIVSGESGAGKTVSAKYAMRYFAAVGGSESETQVERKVLASSPIMEAFGNAKTTRNDNSSRFGKFTKLLFRNQMGVMYLQGATMHTYLLEKSRVVYQAQGERNYHIFYQLCAARSKYPELVLDHQDKFQFLNMGGAPEIERVSDADQFNETVQAMTVLGFSIQQIADIVKILAGILHLGNIQVSKKFNEGSEEEDTDSCDIFHNDIHLQITGDLLRVSAEDLRRWLLMRKIESVNEYVLIPNSIEAAQAARDALAKHIYAKLFQYIVGVLNKSLNNGSKQCSFIGVLDIYGFETFEVNSFEQFCINYANEKLQQQFNQHVFKLEQEEYLKEGITWTMIDFYDNQPCIDLIESRLGVLDLLDEECRMPKGSDESWAGKLIGKCSKFPHFEKPRFGTTSFFIKHFSDTVEYDVNGFLEKNRDTVSKELTQVLGESNMSLVKQVMTLEEIDTLSVDSAKSSTLGGRVVISAGRKQQGNDTRRRVVPSKQHRKTVGSQFQESLASLISTLHATTPHYVRCIKPNDDKIAFKWETAKIIQQLRACGVLETVRISAAGFPSRWLYPDFYMRYQLLVYRSKLDKNDMKQSCRNIVMKWIQDEDKYRFGNTQIFFRAGQVAFLEQVRANLRKKYITIVQSVVRRFIYRRRFLRLQMVISGIQRHARGFLARQRVWKMREARAGLILSKYARGWLCRRRYLRLRHSISGIQTYARGMMARSKFHAMRDHYRAVQIQRFVRGALARRAYQKRRRNIIICQAAIRRFLARRKFKRMKAEARTISHIENKYMGLENKIISMQQRIDELNRDNSNLKHKTSEISVLKMKLELKKTLEVEFKNVKAACQDKDRLIEALNKQLEAERDEKMQLLEENGHAQEEWISQKQTWRLENEELRRQIDEIIEMAKNAEVSQRNQEDRMLAEIDNRELNEAYQRAIKDKEVIETENYALKEELSRLTAGNFSLHGRKASNASSQNEDDVGYASAKNTLDINRPPDLLSKNYSYDTTSMVVKLRAILEEEKQKHKSLQEQYIKLASRHKPTEDSFRPACRAAGRGT, from the exons ATGTCGAGCGAGGAGATGCTATATGCGCAG GGCGCCAAGATCTGGGTGCCCCATGCGGAGCAGGTGTGGGAGAGCGCCACCTTGGAGGAGAGCTACCGCAAGGGCGCCGGCTTCCTGAAGATCTGCACCGAGTCCGGTAGCCTCAAGGAGGTCAAGCTAAAGGCCGACGGCAGCGACCTGCCGCCCCTGCGCAATCCGGCCATCCTGGTGGGACAGAACGACCTCACCACTCTGTCCTACCTGCATGAGCCGGGGGTGTTGCACAATCTGCGCGTTCGCTTCTGCGAGCGCCAGATTATCTACACCTACTGCGGCATCATCCTGGTGGCCATCAATCCGTACGCCGAGATGCCGCTCTACGGGCCGAGCATCATCCGTGCCTACCGGGGTCATGCTATGGGCGACCTGGAGCCGCACATCTTTGCTTTGGCCGAGGAGGCGTACACGAAGTTGGAGCGCGAGAACTGCAACCTTAGCATCATCGTCAGCGGGGAGTCCGGAGCGGGCAAGACGGTGTCCGCCAAATACGCCATGCGGTACTTCGCCGCCGTCGGAGGTTCCGAGTCGGAGACTCAGGTCGAGCGCAAGGTGCTGGCATCTTCGCCGATCATGGAGGCCTTTGGCAACGCCAAGACCACACGAAATGACAACAGCTCCCGCTTCGGCAAGTTCACCAAGCTGCTGTTCCGCAACCAGATGGGCGTGATGTATCTGCAGGGGGCCACCATGCACACCTACCTGCTGGAGAAGTCCCGGGTGGTGTACCAGGCGCAGGGGGAGCGCAACTACCACATATTCTACCAGCTGTGCGCGGCAAGGTCCAAGTATCCGGAATTGGTGCTGG ATCACCAGGACAAGTTCCAGTTCCTCAACATGGGCGGAGCTCCGGAAATAGAACGCGTCTCGGATGCAGACCAGTTCAACGAAACCGTGCAGGCCATGACCGTTTTGGGCTTCTCCATCCAGCAGATAGCGGACATCGTGAAGATCCTGGCAGGCATACTCCACCTGGGCAACATCCAAGTGTCCAAGAAGTTTAACGAGGGCAGCGAGGAGGAAGACACCGATTCCTGCGATATATTC CACAACGACATCCACCTGCAGATCACCGGCGATCTGCTGCGGGTGAGCGCCGAGGATCTGCGACGGTGGCTTTTGATGCGTAAGATAGAGTCGGTCAATGAATATGTGCTGATACCGAATAGCATTGAGGCGGCGCAGGCGGCGCGAGACGCTTTGGCCAAGCACATCTATGCGAAACTCTTCCAGTACATCGTCGGTGTGCTGAACAAGAGCCTCAACAACGGTAGCAAACAGTGCAGCTTCATTGGCGTCCTCGATATCTACGGCTTCGAAACGTTCGAGGTGAACTCGTTCGAACAGTTTTGCATAAACTATGCGAATGagaagctgcagcagcagttcAACCAGCATGTCTTCAAGCTGGAGCAGGAGGAGTATCTCAAGGAGGGCATCACCTGGACGATGATTGACTTCTACGACAATCAGCCGTGCATTGATCTAATTGAATCTCGACTGGGAGTGCTGGACCTCCTCGATGAGGAATGTAGA ATGCCCAAGGGTTCGGACGAAAGCTGGGCTGGCAAGCTCATCGGCAAATGCAGTAAATTTCCGCACTTCGAGAAGCCACGCTTTGGCACCACAA gCTTCTTCATCAAACATTTCTCGGACACGGTCGAATATGACGTGAACGGATTCTTGGAAAAGAATCGTGACACTGTCTCCAAGGAGCTGACCCAAGTGCTGGGCGAGTCCAACATGTCCCTGGTCAAGCAGGTGATGACCCTCGAGGAAAtcgacactttgagcgtggaTTCCGCCAAATCGTCCACTCTGGGCGGTCGTGTCGTGATCAGTGCTGGTCGCAAACAG CAGGGAAATGACACCCGACGAAGA GTGGTACCATCCAAGCAGCATAGAAAAACTGTGGGTTCGCAGTTCCAGGAGAGTCTAGCCTCGCTGATATCCACGTTACACGCTACAACTCCGCACTATGTGCGCTGCATCAAG CCCAACGATGACAAGATTGCCTTTAAATGGGAAACGGCCAAGATCATCCAGCAGCTGAGAGCCTGCGGTGTGCTGGAAACGGTGCGCATCTCTGCAGCGGGATTCCCCTCGAGATGGCTCTACCCAGACTTCTATATGCGCTACCAGCTGCTGGTCTACCGGTCCAAGCTCGACAAGAACGACATGAAGCAGTCGTGCCGCAACATTGTGATGAAGTGGATCCAGGACGAGGACAAGTACCGCTTCGGCAACACGCAGATCTTCTTCCGTGCCGGCCAAGTGGCCTTCCTTGAACAGGTGCGGGCCAATCTGCGCAAGAAGTACATCACCATTGTGCAGTCGGTGGTGCGGCGTTTCATCTACCGCCGCCGGTTCCTGCGTCTCCAAATGGTGATCAGTGGCATCCAGCGGCATGCACGCGGCTTCCTCGCCCGCCAGCGTGTCTGGAAGATGCGCGAGGCTCGGGCGGGCTTGATCCTGTCGAAATACGCTCGAGGTTGGTTGTGCCGTCGTCGTTATTTGCGCCTGCGCCACTCAATTTCCGGCATACAGACCTATGCGCGCGGCATGATGGCCCGTAGCAAGTTCCATGCGATGCGGGATCACTACCGGGCGGTTCAGATCCAGCGTTTCGTCCGCGGAGCCCTGGCGCGGCGAGCTTACCAAAAGCGGCGACGCAACATTATCATTTGCCAGGCGGCGATTCGCAGGTTCCTGGCCCGCCGCAAGTTCAAACGCATGAAGGCCGAGGCCAGGACCATCTCGCACATAGAAAACAAGTACATGGGGCTGGAGAACAAGATTATATCCATGCAGCAGCGCATCGATGAGCTGAACCGCGACAACAGTAACTTGAAGCACAAGACTAGCGAGATCAGCGTATTGAA AATGAAGCTTGAACTGAAGAAAACCCTTGAGGTAGAATTCAAGAATGTGAAGGCCGCCTGCCAGGACAAGGACAGGCTGATCGAAGCACTCAACAAGCAGCTGGAGGCTGAGCGGGATGAGAAGATGCAGCTGCTCGAGGAGAACGGCCATGCGCAGGAGGAGTGGATCAGCCAGAAGCAGACGTGGCGCCTGGAAAACGAGGAGCTGCGCCGCCAGATTGACGAGATAATCGAGATGGCCAAGAACGCAGAGGTCAGCCAACGCAACCAGGAGGACAGGATGCTGGCCGAGATTGACAACAGGGAGCTGAACGAGGCCTACCAGCGGGCGATCAAGGACAAGGAGGTAATCGAGACCGAGAACTACGCGCTGAAGGAGGAGCTTAGTCGCTTGACTGCTGGCAACTTTAGTTTGCACGGGCGCAAGGCTAGCAACGCTTCCAGCCAAAACGAGGACGATGTGGGCTACGCCTCGGCCAAGAACACTCTGGATATCAATCGGCCGCCTGATCTGCTAAGCAAGAATT ATTCGTACGACACCACAAGCATGGTGGTGAAGTTACGCGCCATTCTCGAGGAGGAGAAGCAGAAGCACAAGAGCCTGCAGGAGCAGTACATCAAGTTGGCCAGCCGCCACAAGCCCACCGAGGATTCGTTCCG CCCAGCATGCCGCGCTGCAGGAAGAGGTACGTAG
- the didum gene encoding unconventional myosin-Va isoform X4: MSSEEMLYAQGAKIWVPHAEQVWESATLEESYRKGAGFLKICTESGSLKEVKLKADGSDLPPLRNPAILVGQNDLTTLSYLHEPGVLHNLRVRFCERQIIYTYCGIILVAINPYAEMPLYGPSIIRAYRGHAMGDLEPHIFALAEEAYTKLERENCNLSIIVSGESGAGKTVSAKYAMRYFAAVGGSESETQVERKVLASSPIMEAFGNAKTTRNDNSSRFGKFTKLLFRNQMGVMYLQGATMHTYLLEKSRVVYQAQGERNYHIFYQLCAARSKYPELVLDHQDKFQFLNMGGAPEIERVSDADQFNETVQAMTVLGFSIQQIADIVKILAGILHLGNIQVSKKFNEGSEEEDTDSCDIFHNDIHLQITGDLLRVSAEDLRRWLLMRKIESVNEYVLIPNSIEAAQAARDALAKHIYAKLFQYIVGVLNKSLNNGSKQCSFIGVLDIYGFETFEVNSFEQFCINYANEKLQQQFNQHVFKLEQEEYLKEGITWTMIDFYDNQPCIDLIESRLGVLDLLDEECRMPKGSDESWAGKLIGKCSKFPHFEKPRFGTTSFFIKHFSDTVEYDVNGFLEKNRDTVSKELTQVLGESNMSLVKQVMTLEEIDTLSVDSAKSSTLGGRVVISAGRKQVVPSKQHRKTVGSQFQESLASLISTLHATTPHYVRCIKPNDDKIAFKWETAKIIQQLRACGVLETVRISAAGFPSRWLYPDFYMRYQLLVYRSKLDKNDMKQSCRNIVMKWIQDEDKYRFGNTQIFFRAGQVAFLEQVRANLRKKYITIVQSVVRRFIYRRRFLRLQMVISGIQRHARGFLARQRVWKMREARAGLILSKYARGWLCRRRYLRLRHSISGIQTYARGMMARSKFHAMRDHYRAVQIQRFVRGALARRAYQKRRRNIIICQAAIRRFLARRKFKRMKAEARTISHIENKYMGLENKIISMQQRIDELNRDNSNLKHKTSEISVLKMKLELKKTLEVEFKNVKAACQDKDRLIEALNKQLEAERDEKMQLLEENGHAQEEWISQKQTWRLENEELRRQIDEIIEMAKNAEVSQRNQEDRMLAEIDNRELNEAYQRAIKDKEVIETENYALKEELSRLTAGNFSLHGRKASNASSQNEDDVGYASAKNTLDINRPPDLLSKNYSYDTTSMVVKLRAILEEEKQKHKSLQEQYIKLASRHKPTEDSFRPACRAAGRGT, from the exons ATGTCGAGCGAGGAGATGCTATATGCGCAG GGCGCCAAGATCTGGGTGCCCCATGCGGAGCAGGTGTGGGAGAGCGCCACCTTGGAGGAGAGCTACCGCAAGGGCGCCGGCTTCCTGAAGATCTGCACCGAGTCCGGTAGCCTCAAGGAGGTCAAGCTAAAGGCCGACGGCAGCGACCTGCCGCCCCTGCGCAATCCGGCCATCCTGGTGGGACAGAACGACCTCACCACTCTGTCCTACCTGCATGAGCCGGGGGTGTTGCACAATCTGCGCGTTCGCTTCTGCGAGCGCCAGATTATCTACACCTACTGCGGCATCATCCTGGTGGCCATCAATCCGTACGCCGAGATGCCGCTCTACGGGCCGAGCATCATCCGTGCCTACCGGGGTCATGCTATGGGCGACCTGGAGCCGCACATCTTTGCTTTGGCCGAGGAGGCGTACACGAAGTTGGAGCGCGAGAACTGCAACCTTAGCATCATCGTCAGCGGGGAGTCCGGAGCGGGCAAGACGGTGTCCGCCAAATACGCCATGCGGTACTTCGCCGCCGTCGGAGGTTCCGAGTCGGAGACTCAGGTCGAGCGCAAGGTGCTGGCATCTTCGCCGATCATGGAGGCCTTTGGCAACGCCAAGACCACACGAAATGACAACAGCTCCCGCTTCGGCAAGTTCACCAAGCTGCTGTTCCGCAACCAGATGGGCGTGATGTATCTGCAGGGGGCCACCATGCACACCTACCTGCTGGAGAAGTCCCGGGTGGTGTACCAGGCGCAGGGGGAGCGCAACTACCACATATTCTACCAGCTGTGCGCGGCAAGGTCCAAGTATCCGGAATTGGTGCTGG ATCACCAGGACAAGTTCCAGTTCCTCAACATGGGCGGAGCTCCGGAAATAGAACGCGTCTCGGATGCAGACCAGTTCAACGAAACCGTGCAGGCCATGACCGTTTTGGGCTTCTCCATCCAGCAGATAGCGGACATCGTGAAGATCCTGGCAGGCATACTCCACCTGGGCAACATCCAAGTGTCCAAGAAGTTTAACGAGGGCAGCGAGGAGGAAGACACCGATTCCTGCGATATATTC CACAACGACATCCACCTGCAGATCACCGGCGATCTGCTGCGGGTGAGCGCCGAGGATCTGCGACGGTGGCTTTTGATGCGTAAGATAGAGTCGGTCAATGAATATGTGCTGATACCGAATAGCATTGAGGCGGCGCAGGCGGCGCGAGACGCTTTGGCCAAGCACATCTATGCGAAACTCTTCCAGTACATCGTCGGTGTGCTGAACAAGAGCCTCAACAACGGTAGCAAACAGTGCAGCTTCATTGGCGTCCTCGATATCTACGGCTTCGAAACGTTCGAGGTGAACTCGTTCGAACAGTTTTGCATAAACTATGCGAATGagaagctgcagcagcagttcAACCAGCATGTCTTCAAGCTGGAGCAGGAGGAGTATCTCAAGGAGGGCATCACCTGGACGATGATTGACTTCTACGACAATCAGCCGTGCATTGATCTAATTGAATCTCGACTGGGAGTGCTGGACCTCCTCGATGAGGAATGTAGA ATGCCCAAGGGTTCGGACGAAAGCTGGGCTGGCAAGCTCATCGGCAAATGCAGTAAATTTCCGCACTTCGAGAAGCCACGCTTTGGCACCACAA gCTTCTTCATCAAACATTTCTCGGACACGGTCGAATATGACGTGAACGGATTCTTGGAAAAGAATCGTGACACTGTCTCCAAGGAGCTGACCCAAGTGCTGGGCGAGTCCAACATGTCCCTGGTCAAGCAGGTGATGACCCTCGAGGAAAtcgacactttgagcgtggaTTCCGCCAAATCGTCCACTCTGGGCGGTCGTGTCGTGATCAGTGCTGGTCGCAAACAG GTGGTACCATCCAAGCAGCATAGAAAAACTGTGGGTTCGCAGTTCCAGGAGAGTCTAGCCTCGCTGATATCCACGTTACACGCTACAACTCCGCACTATGTGCGCTGCATCAAG CCCAACGATGACAAGATTGCCTTTAAATGGGAAACGGCCAAGATCATCCAGCAGCTGAGAGCCTGCGGTGTGCTGGAAACGGTGCGCATCTCTGCAGCGGGATTCCCCTCGAGATGGCTCTACCCAGACTTCTATATGCGCTACCAGCTGCTGGTCTACCGGTCCAAGCTCGACAAGAACGACATGAAGCAGTCGTGCCGCAACATTGTGATGAAGTGGATCCAGGACGAGGACAAGTACCGCTTCGGCAACACGCAGATCTTCTTCCGTGCCGGCCAAGTGGCCTTCCTTGAACAGGTGCGGGCCAATCTGCGCAAGAAGTACATCACCATTGTGCAGTCGGTGGTGCGGCGTTTCATCTACCGCCGCCGGTTCCTGCGTCTCCAAATGGTGATCAGTGGCATCCAGCGGCATGCACGCGGCTTCCTCGCCCGCCAGCGTGTCTGGAAGATGCGCGAGGCTCGGGCGGGCTTGATCCTGTCGAAATACGCTCGAGGTTGGTTGTGCCGTCGTCGTTATTTGCGCCTGCGCCACTCAATTTCCGGCATACAGACCTATGCGCGCGGCATGATGGCCCGTAGCAAGTTCCATGCGATGCGGGATCACTACCGGGCGGTTCAGATCCAGCGTTTCGTCCGCGGAGCCCTGGCGCGGCGAGCTTACCAAAAGCGGCGACGCAACATTATCATTTGCCAGGCGGCGATTCGCAGGTTCCTGGCCCGCCGCAAGTTCAAACGCATGAAGGCCGAGGCCAGGACCATCTCGCACATAGAAAACAAGTACATGGGGCTGGAGAACAAGATTATATCCATGCAGCAGCGCATCGATGAGCTGAACCGCGACAACAGTAACTTGAAGCACAAGACTAGCGAGATCAGCGTATTGAA AATGAAGCTTGAACTGAAGAAAACCCTTGAGGTAGAATTCAAGAATGTGAAGGCCGCCTGCCAGGACAAGGACAGGCTGATCGAAGCACTCAACAAGCAGCTGGAGGCTGAGCGGGATGAGAAGATGCAGCTGCTCGAGGAGAACGGCCATGCGCAGGAGGAGTGGATCAGCCAGAAGCAGACGTGGCGCCTGGAAAACGAGGAGCTGCGCCGCCAGATTGACGAGATAATCGAGATGGCCAAGAACGCAGAGGTCAGCCAACGCAACCAGGAGGACAGGATGCTGGCCGAGATTGACAACAGGGAGCTGAACGAGGCCTACCAGCGGGCGATCAAGGACAAGGAGGTAATCGAGACCGAGAACTACGCGCTGAAGGAGGAGCTTAGTCGCTTGACTGCTGGCAACTTTAGTTTGCACGGGCGCAAGGCTAGCAACGCTTCCAGCCAAAACGAGGACGATGTGGGCTACGCCTCGGCCAAGAACACTCTGGATATCAATCGGCCGCCTGATCTGCTAAGCAAGAATT ATTCGTACGACACCACAAGCATGGTGGTGAAGTTACGCGCCATTCTCGAGGAGGAGAAGCAGAAGCACAAGAGCCTGCAGGAGCAGTACATCAAGTTGGCCAGCCGCCACAAGCCCACCGAGGATTCGTTCCG CCCAGCATGCCGCGCTGCAGGAAGAGGTACGTAG